The window GATCTCGGTGACCAAATCCAGGCCCACGTGCATCACCGTTACTAGTGGAGAATTTTAATACCCTCCGACTCATTTCTCCTCTTGTCTTCCACAAATATTCAAAAGCAAAGCAAGGAAGGTTTGCAAATGGAAGTAACCCAACCCTTCGACAGCGGACCCTTGCTCGAATTTAGATAGCTTAAATAAATTAGCCCATCGAACGAGGTCACTGATTATCCATTGCTTGGCCACGATTATTTACACACCTCGAATTAGTTATTAGCCGAGTAATTACACCATTTGGATTTAAAAGATGGCAGTGTTaaagagggttttttttaaaaaaaaaattagattaattttattaaatagtaATATTTTCTGTATTAATACGATTGTACTGCAATGGTTAaacatattatgttattttagaaaagcttcaataataattattaaacctgGATTAATCTAATAAATCTATCTATATCCAAAACCAGGCcggattttataaaaaataaagggagttaaaccaataaaaaatcttaattgattCATAACCCAGTTAGTTTgatcaaaacttatttttttaaaaaatagttttttaaaaaatattgttgcttttatttttttctttaaaagatagATATACTCAACTAATTCATTACGTAGATCTTATATCATGTCAACCCCTTTATCTAGTTTAGTGATTATGTTTTCAATCAAAATGCATCACATTTAAGAGGCACATGGTGGCATCTGAGGTTGTGAtgcagaattttttttaaaataattttttgtttggaaaatacattaaaatatatatattttatttttaaaattaatatataaaaatcattaaaaaatactaaaaaatatcaatttaatatttttttcaagtagaaaacatataaaaacacgAGTAGCAAATGTGTCTAATACCCTCTTCAGATTAtgttatgtaaaaatataatatgctAAAAAGactataaagaaaatgaaagaaacacCATAAATTTTCGTATCCGATTTTTCTGCTTCGTTCAATAATGATATTCAATTTGGATTTAACGTTCATAGTCAGCATCGTTGTTGCTTTATTTCGTGTTGCTCTTGTACTTCTATTTAAAGATCACGCATTTAATGACTGCCGTTTGATCTTGCGAGGGGCAAGTAAATAGTCGTCGTCATTCTTTCAATGATCGTCCATGGAGCCCTTGTATTAATAGGGTTTCTGTTGGTGGTAGCAGAGCCTCGTGAAGTCctctaccttttccttttctttttcactcttctttttcttgattgggAAATATTTTAAAGGAGATATGGAGTTTCTGCCCTTTTCACTTGcaataatattattgttgtCTAGGTTAcgctttgttttatgttttttttttaaatattttttaattaaaaaaataaatttttaaatcaatatattaaaatcataaatatatatacatgtataatattttttaaataaaaaattgttagaaaaaaactttaaaaaacatgttaaatcaCTTTAGCAAGCACACCCTCTCTTTTCACCCAACTTTGTCTTGCTACGTGTTGGTTAAATAACTGAAGTTGCGTTTGAAGATTTAGGGTATTTGAGAAcgtagaaaatattattttttggagtgttttttatttatgaatatattaaaataatatatttttttattttttaaaaaattatttttaacattgacatataaaaacaataaaaaatatttttaaataaaaaaattaaaattttaaaattaaaacacagttaaatcacattaaaaaaagtcACCTAATCGATTTTTTCTTCCACCCAGGGTATGTACTAGCAGCTACTAGAAGGTAGCTAGCGAGTTCTATTAATGTGAATTTAGAGTccctttaatataatttataaaaattatgttttacatTTTGAGTTGTAATTTAAAACTTATCTATCATaagtaatttataataaaaataaggtaAATTGACTTTATAAGAAATagtataaattataagttagaagttaagaatttaacttttAGAGTAAAATCTGGACTCAGATttataactaaatatatttataatttttaatttaaaccaaaattataGCAAGAATAACCCAATTAGTTGATAAGTGATATTTATTTACTATCACCATCCAGGTTTTGGATCTTATATGatgtcaaaagaaaaggaaaaaaaagattagaattAAAGTTTTCAATTATTAGCCTCTCCTTTTTGTTGTAGTCGCGTCAAATCCTATCTCGTGGCTCCAGCTTTCACTTCATATGgccattcatttttttaacgAATCATTAATTGAATCACCTTTGACTAGAATATTGATAGTTTGTTTTGTCgttatataagatttttttaaaaaaattttaaaaatatatttttaaaaaattaatttcagcacataaaaataatatataaatatgaaaaaattaattttttaaaaatacatttcaaaaacactttttattGCAAAACGAAACGGTGCCTAACCTTGAAGTTATTAGTTAAACAATAATTAGTTTGTTTTCCCGTTTTGAgatataaatacttttaaaagttatgtttagcttaaaaaattattaaattaatacatgtttttttaatttttatttataattttaatatgctggtaatttttttaaaaaaattaatttaatatatttttaaaaatatcatgcacTGTAATAACAAGCTTGATCCTATCGATGTTCTCGAGGCTAGTCTATttgaattcattaataaaagagagaaaaaggtgATGGAGCTCGGGAGGAAATGGCGGGACATTTACTAGATTTTGACGACATTAATGGATGTCTTAATTCCATCGAATTTAATTATGGAAAAGATGATAGGGTGGGGTTTACTCCAGATTAGAATTTAATTGACGGGTAGACACCGTTAAGCAAGGGAACACCGTTCTTTCTGCCGTttgtttctctctgttttttttttaaaaaaaacttgtgctGTGAATTTGTGTGCTGCTAGATCTCCGTTCCGTTTACGTCGGTGCTTGCCTGCTTGTTGATTTCAGCTGTCCAAGATATTGTGATCCATGCAATTCCATAATCAACACACCGATGACGTGGAATGGTATAGAATATAGCTTTTCACCcagatatatgtatgtatgtatgtatgtatgtatgtatgtattgttCTTTGGGTTGCCTTTTCTTCGTTGGAATACAATCCAGGCCCATCATCTGACTCAATTTGGAACACGAATCTTTTCAAGCCCAGGTGATTCTGTGATGGTGTTATATTTATCATCCATAGAGCAAGATGGGGTTGGTTTTGGACATTCAGATTTATTAAACCCGGCTCAATAATCAATTCGATAACCCATCTAAGTAGGGTTTCATATTGACCCAGGTAATAATTGATgttatcaagtttaataactttgtgaGTTAATCCATGACCCTATTTAAACTCGATaagacattaaattattttttttataaaaaaatatcattttaattttttttagatgatattattttatattaatttactcGATTCCTAACTCAAGCCTCGAAACGGGTAGTAGATTGGGttaacttttataattattttcaaatcttgTTTTTGCATTTATGTTAACAATGTTGGTTGAATACGAATATTAACGCATGGTTGTTtcatgaaaatagttttttaaaattattttttcatgtttatttactattacaaaaaattattaataaaaaatatttttcaatcaaaaattttttttgcttggtttttagaattttttttattttgggttgaagttgtaaaaaaattaaaaattattattattttttattaaattttaatttgaaagcaTAACATAAAATAGCAAACCCAATCATAACCCTTCAAAAGTTATTCTTgtatgtattttcaagtaactGGAATTCAATATAGTTCTGTTGAAATGTAGCCAACGAGATTTAAATCTCATATTCCGAGAAGTAAAGTTTCCAAAAATTCTTCCACCTTGCATGGATGGTTTATCTTAATTGGAACAAAAATATGAACTTAATTTTAATGCCTCAACGAGGGGAGATTGTCAAGCAATCGAACCAAGTTTAGTACCCAAGCCTGGTTTTTGTTCTGGCCTAAGCTGGAGAGTTTTGTAGGAGAAAACATGGGCAACGCAGAAAAAGTTCTGCATTATGGGTTTGAAGCCCAGATTAATCCAGACCTCATATTGCTCATCTAACAACCCATTACAGACAAGGGAAGGTAGCCATCGTAGCGCCAGGCTAATGAAATTAGCAAGGAAAATGAGGACTCCAGCTCTAGTCCCTGATAAGCTAGAGTTCAAGGGATTGGATCCAATTCTTggaatcaaataataaaaaaaagaagtcgtTGTAGCTTTATGAATCacgacaacaacaaaatttttatgaaattaaaagaaaaggcatctTTGAATCAATGTAATGCCTTGTCAAGGACAGGAATCAAGAGCACCAAAGAATTCTTTTCTGGTTTTCTGACAAGTAGCATATCTCAAGAAAATCATGCATCTACTTCACTAGAAGGCTGGATATTTATCACTGGAATGAATATGGACAATAACAGAGTCTAATCCTGAAGAAGCCGGTGCTGATGGGACCTGTAAGGACGCGTTGCTTGTGAAAAATGTAGTCTACTTTTACAAGGTTCCTCATGGACAAGTGGGTTCTTTCCCTTTTTGATGAACATGGGAATAAATTTCCTAGCACTAAACAAATTTGATGCTGCCTATATAAATCTACCCGCACCATGTCTTAAACTTCGACACACAGCTCTTCACATTTTCATTTATACGGTTTTTCTCTTCCTAGGATCACAATGGTAAGTTGCCATCAAGCAAATTTTTCATTTGCTCAAAGTTTGCTGTCTTTTGTTTTCTGATCAAGACCAATTAATTGCATGCGACAGAATTATGAAGGATATGGCAATAGCCATGTTTCAGTCGGACCATGGGGAGGCCAAAGCGGGGCACGGTGGGACGATGGAGTGTATAACACTGTAAGGCAAGTGGTGATCTGCCATGGCGCAACTATTGATTCCATACAATTTGAGTATGACAAGAGGGGGTCCTCTGTGTGGTCAGAGAAGCATGGTGGGACTGGTTGTTTTAAAACAGCTAAGGTCAGTATTATTAGCTGGAAATTTCATATAGcttgtttaataaatttctgACTGGAGTGAACAATTTCTAAGATGTTTCACGTAGAATTTTGGACTCAATTTTGCAGGTCAAGCTTAATTATCCTGATGAATATCTTGTATCCATTAGTGGCCATTGTAGTCGTGCGGTGGAATATGGTCCAGTGCTTGTTCGATCATTAATGTttgaaagcaacaaaaaaatgtaCGGACCTTTTGGTATCCAGTATGGAAcctatttttcaattccattgaCTGGAGGCAAGATAGTTGGCTTCCATGGCCGCAGTAGTTGGTACCTCGACTCCATTGGAGTATACTTGATGCCTCTCCTGCAACGAAATCCATCGGATAATTTCGCTACTCCACGAAACTACAAAACAAATGGGACAGATGAGAAATACAAAGACGACAATTATGATCTTGAAGATGAACTAGGCAACAAGGTTGGTAACCTGGTAACCCAATATCTGTATCTTGTTCTGTTTTGGTGGAGCAGATTAAGCTAAATTATGTTACTGAAATGAACTCTACTTATTTCCAGGCTGTTATTAGGAGAAAAGAGACCAATACTAATGGATTCATGAACACAAAACAGGCAGTGTCGTATGGACCTTGGGGTGGTAATGGTGGAAATATATTTGATGACGGAGTTTATACAGGAGTCCGTGAAGTTCATTTAACACGTTACGGAGGTGTTGTTTCGATTCGGATTTGTTATGATCTAAATGGGAAAGAAATATGGGGAAGCAAAAATGGAGGAAGTGGAGGAATTAGATTGGACAAGGTGCCTCAAACATGCTTCAAAACAACCTTGTTTATTACAGTTTTTTCCCCCTCGGATTGCATAGGATGCTTGCTAATAATTAAGCCATTCGTTTCTTGTTCTTGAACAGATACTTTTTGATTATCCATCTGAGATCTTGACTCAGATAACAGGATATTATGGATCAACAATCTTAAGAGGGCCTGCAGTTGTGAAGTCCCTTACATTTCACACCAACAAAAGGAAGTACGGACCATTTGGAGAAGAGCAAGGGACTTCTTTTTCCTCTGCATCTAACAATGGAATCATCGTTGGATTTCATGGAAGGAAGGGATGGTTTGTTGACAGTATTGGAGTCCATGTCCTAGAAAGAACGTTGCCGGTCCCTAGACCAATACCTAGACCTTTTTACGAGACCTCCGAGACCAGTGAGATTCAACAAGTATACGAGGTGCGTATTCCTTAATTAATTTAGAGGCATTTGGTCTTGATTTAATAAAGCTACGTGCATACAACAAAAAATAGTAAAGATGGTGGTTAATCGAGTGTAGTTTTAAAGTGAAAAATTGATGATCACACGGTCTAAAAATCTGTTTTCAATAGGTAATCCCTGGAGCAGTGAAGGAAGCAGCTCCATTGGTATCAGGGCCGTGGGGTGGCGTTGGAGGCAAGCCTTGGGATGATGGAGTGTTCTCTGGGGTAAAGAAAATTTTCTTGACAAAAGGAGAAGGCATATATAGTATACAATTTAAGTATGACAGAAATGGCCAATCTTTTTGGTCAGTTAGGCATGGAGGAGGCAGTGAAGGGAGCATTAATATGGTAATTACCGACTAATAAtactaattttatatgtttattcaattcaattttgattgttTCATCGATTTACTAGTGAAATATTAATGGAATTCTATACACTTGTGCTAAATAACAGATCAAATTTGACTACCCATATGAAGTCCTTACAAGTGTTTGCGGTTATTATGCTTCTCTCACCGGAGATGATCAAGGCAGGGGCGTTGTCATAAAATCTCTCACATTTTATACCAACAAGGCCAAGTATGGACCATATGGGGAGGAAACTGGAACATTTTTCACTTCCACGAAGACTGAAGGAAAAATTGTTGGGTTCCATGGAAGGAGTGGGTGTTACTTGAATGCAATTGGAGTTCACCTACAGCAATGGTCCAATGACTTGGCCCAACAAGGACTAGGAGAAAGGGGACGCCCTGTCAGGATGATCATCAACAAgttgtttaattaaatccacTTTCTCCTTAATGCATGCTAGTGAAGCACCAAattaaaaacccagaaaaaaaaaattctatgttGGCATTAGAATATTATGAACTTGAAAGAATGTGTTTATTAGTATGAGAATGTTATcctctaataatattaatattataagcAATGATAATACTAGCTTGCTAAAATTTTGCCAATCATAATTTACTAGTCTAATTGCACAAGATGTATCTTTGGAAACCTTTTTGGATGGTAGATTAGTCTTCTCTTCATGTTTAATAGCATATACTAGATTACTTACCCACGCTGTACCGTGggccaaattaattttttttgaacatacaaaaaaaatatctagacaTTGCTaatattttctagtaaaaaaaatttaaattgtataaaGATTGACCCGATATAACCTGATTGATTTGATAAGTCTAAAGATAATTCAGACAACcgctaaaaatataatttgattcataaaaatttaaaacaatattttttaaaaaaataatattgaaatgataatatattggatcgatctgggttaacccgagttaacttacCAAATTTTTGATCTggatcatgagaccatgataactccccatataaaacaaatcaaaacaaattatgaaactcaattctcaatacattcaatgttgaaaaataaaattgaaaaaattaattaaaaaataacaaaaaaaacttgaccTAAGTTAACCTAACAAACCCGTGAACCgggtcatgagatcgagataatctcatagaaaataaataaaaaaataacccaagtcaACTCGAATTAATCTACCAAACTCGCGATCAAGATCATGAGGTTGTAATAAcgttataaaaatcaaatcaaaacaaattatgaaactcaatctttaataaaattattgttaagggctgaaaatgaaaaaaaaaatcaatttaaaaatagaaaaaaataaaacgattTAAGTCTACCTGAGTTAACCTGCAAAATACATGATCTGAGTcataagatcgagataaccttataaaaaacaaaccagaaTAAAACATTAAGCCTAATTCTCATTTaaccaaatgttgaaggatgcaaattttttaaaaaattgtcaattgaaaaaagacaaaaaaaattcaagtcaaccTACCAAACCTGTGACATAGGTTATGAAATTAAGTTAACCgtgtataaaacaaattataataaattagaaAGTTCAATAtctaataaactaaatattaaaatataaaatagcaaaaaaaaactaataaaataaataatattttgtgacGTGGAGCATTGTAAAGACAtattctcttttagtttatgCTATAATGTTTTAGCCATTGATCATATTGAAAACTCAATTTGTTTAGCATTCTCTtgatttagaaattaattattctcaAGTAATTGATTATTcttgtataattttataaaatcaattattcttttatttttgtttatagttgcataaaaattatcaatgaatttttttatttaaaattgtatttcaaatcatgacaaatttttataaaaaactatgttgtgaataaaatatatagtcttatatatataaaaatataaataaataacaaagaagTTAGTTTTAACTGGAGaatcttttgaaaaattcataaaaatgttTGCTGAAACAGTTgtgttttgataatttattgaagaaaaaaaaattcttgacgataaactttctaatttttatgcatataaaCTTTCTAAATTAGATAAAACGGTTGATGCATGtataccaattttttttctttttgataaaaaaatttaaaaattgaatcaatACTATTCATTAACTGAAAATAAAACTCACAACATTGTAGTGCTAAtttatgatttcaaattttcattGATGCCATCTTCAGCgtttttatattcaatataaaaagcTTGAACTGATATATATCACTTAgccttcttgtttttctttcttttcttccttgtcCTTTTACTccaaccaatatatatatatatatatattcaaggtGGCATctggaattttattttgattgttaccaTGTTTATAATCCTGATTGTAATCCCGATCCTTTCTATAACCTTTaggtttaaattatttaaagttaTCTAAGCTTTATCATGGCTAGATTTAGAATGAGAGACAAAAGATACACTATGGAatcttttctttcatgaatttatccttatcattatattaaaaagttgtttgtttttggggttaaaattgcattttaaaatttaatttttttttatttgaaattaattttttaatgtttttgaattgttttgatgtattgatataaaaaataattttttaaaaataaaaatattattttcatgtattttcgattgaaaaatattttaaaaaataattattaccacatttccaaacaccattaattaatattctaaGGGATTAACCACTCTTTCTGAAAAACAATAAACTACTAGATAATTGCAGTATCCATATCTAAATCTTGCTGAAGAATATCTAATCCTTCGaacaaaaaggataaaatatatTCTCTATCTGATAAGGGATTATGTACTGCCCAGGATCTCGTCTGTATTTGGACAATTGCTCACAAAAGATATATGATGGTGCATAAgctaaaagacaaacaaaaaaaatttcaatcaataGCCAACGGCTTGGTCAATCACCACCCCAATCTTAGCCCACCCCATCTCGTTGGGGTCAGCACCAATATCTTGGCCCAAACGACTAGATCTTGTCATGTAGGGCTGGCCCAAATAGCTAGGTCTTCTATCTTCGCGCGCGCGCGCACTTACTTACTCAATTATGCATTGAAAAGTCTCTTAttctcatagtttttaaactcatTTAAGTGGTTGACCTGACCTAAAGCTTGggtcattaattttattcaagtcATCGAGTTTTGATCGGGTCACCAAgtcaacctcaattttttttataaatcaaaacaacgttattttgattaaaaaataaataaataatcaacgGGTTACAACTATGTTTTTAATCGGGTCTTACCAGGTCAACTTGCCGGGTTAGTCGGGTCATCCAGGTTATTgactttccttattttttcttaaacccgaCCCGGTTTTAGCCCCGGGTCAGCCATGTCCCAAGTCGACCCGCTGGGTCGGActgagttataaaattatacttATTTTATGAGGAGCTTGTTTTTTCAGGTGAACGTCTGACTACTGGATCAAGCTCATATTCACATCCACATATCTCAATCCAGGATCGCAAACCATGGAAAGTCTAATCTCCATGTAAATTTTTCTACACAATTTCATCAATGTACAAATTTCAAGTTGCAAAAActattagaattaaaaatatcGATGATAATGTAAACAAGATCACAAAGAATCTCTCCTGATAACCATTATTGTTTCTTCCTTTTACTTACTAGTTCTCTATCTAATGAGGTCGTGAGAAAactttaaatagaaattaaacttTTCACGAGCTGGTTTGATTTGTCAGTGTTGTCATTGGAAAAAACCTTAGCCGGCTAATGGTGGCTTTTATTGATATATCATGTCATGGTTGTTTTGCCATGCATGCTATTGGTAATGATTCGCCATTGATATAGAATAGGGTACATACTTTGTATAGAAAATGCTTGTGtgtatatagaaaaatatatgtgtattaaaagtttatatggACGACTCATGGGATGCCAATAAATGCATAGAAGAGTGTGTCAAGAAGGATTGGTCAAACTAGGTCAACTTCGAGTCTACGATGAGTTTTTAGGCTAAAATTCCAGCCATTTAGGCTAGCCTAAATGGCTAGGAAACTTCTAGCCCTTTGGCCTAGCccaaatgactaaaaaaaaaaattatttttagaaaaaaaattattttttgtattgtcATCTGCCTTAAAAGTTAAATATACATGTTTTGAATActttaactaagaaaaatagaaaaaaataatacttactaatagatataacttttttttttgttaagattgCATGAGAATGTTACTGTGATGAATGTTTAATTTGTGGCtttcgttatttttttatatgagattttCTTAAGTAAATCTTTGCCAATGTTTATGTAAGAGAGAAGAATTTAATTGTGTTGCTTATGAAGAGCAAccatgtattaataaaaaagagtttaaaGGTAACATGATTTAGGGAACgcattttaaatgaaaatgttcCATGAGTAGTTAGAAAACACTGGAGAAGGATTCCTAATCCTTTTTTGAAAATAAGTGGTCATGGAGACCTAAAAATGatccatgattatttttaaagataagtgGTTGTAGAGACTTTAAAAAGAACCCCTAATTCTTTGCAGACAAGTGGACATGGagaattgtaaaattttaatagaGACATGAAGAGacactattgttttttatttgaaaaattcaaagtgaaaatataatttctaaaatttatcttATCTTAGTTAATGTATCATGagaattttttcttgtttgtttaggTTGCTTCTCCTTCGTCATAAGTTATTAAAGGTATTGTTTGAGAATCAATTTTTCTATGTCTTTTTTAGTGCATTACACTCTCCCATGTTGTGCCTATTATCATtgtgaaaaagacaaaaatgttGAGGTTCCTTATATTTGAGTTCcttttcatggaaaatgagtattgcaagaaatatttttttcttaatgagaGTCACATTTTAGCATATGTGGTGGTGAGAAGTGTAGTTAAGACTTAATAAAATGTCAGTGATCATGAATATGctccttgatgtttttttttgatGCCCTCGTAAGAGACTGATTTTGTTATGGAGATTTTGCTATTTGAAAACGAAGGTGTCTTTATTTAgtgacatttattttttctactcgAATATGATTCTCCATTTTGTTTTACAGTAATGCAGCAGTTTCACTTAGATAGCGTTTGGAAACACATGTCAAcccatgttttcaaaaaaaataattttttttgctaaaattaattttttttatgttttggatcgttttgatgcgctgatctcaaaaataatttttaaaaaataaaaaatatcattttaatatattacaaaataaaaaacactttaaaaagcaaaagcaaacaCAACTATATTCTTAAATAAACCTTAAGGTGATTCGGTTTACACCTTGGCTTTCTTGCAATTTGTATTAACAATCTACCTTCTCTTGCGTGTCCTACTTCGACTAAATTTGTGCACTTCGCGGGTGGACTGTTCTATATGAAGCAATTGTGTTTCTTTGGTGAACATGAAATGTTTTCTTGAATCAAAGAGGATGCCTCCACGTCCATATTTCTTGACAGGTGTGAGAAGTTGTTCCTATCAAATTCTTGTACTTCTGCTTTAGTTCCACTGAGAATGCTTTCCCTagaagaatttaatttattcaacTTTTCTATTGTTCGGACAGCTAGCATTTGGTCATCCCTTGGAATGGGCTGAGATAACTGGCAATCAGGTAGAGAATTCTTGGAGAATCGACGGTCAGAGAgctcaaaaactttatttttttcctactcAGAAAAACGCACATGCCGTTGCAGGATCAGGCACGCCTGGAAACCATTGAGAAATCAACAATAGATGATGAAATTTTGTAAATTCTCAGTTTGTGGAAAGGTTTTAATCCAGGCTCTTGATTTGCTTTCAAGTGTAAGAATTTCTGAAAGGAAATCTTTATAGAGGTTGAATTA is drawn from Populus nigra chromosome 5, ddPopNigr1.1, whole genome shotgun sequence and contains these coding sequences:
- the LOC133693692 gene encoding jacalin-related lectin 3-like isoform X2 — encoded protein: MNYEGYGNSHVSVGPWGGQSGARWDDGVYNTVRQVVICHGATIDSIQFEYDKRGSSVWSEKHGGTGCFKTAKVKLNYPDEYLVSISGHCSRAVEYGPVLVRSLMFESNKKMYGPFGIQYGTYFSIPLTGGKIVGFHGRSSWYLDSIGVYLMPLLQRNPSDNFATPRNYKTNGTDEKYKDDNYDLEDELGNKAVSYGPWGGNGGNIFDDGVYTGVREVHLTRYGGVVSIRICYDLNGKEIWGSKNGGSGGIRLDKILFDYPSEILTQITGYYGSTILRGPAVVKSLTFHTNKRKYGPFGEEQGTSFSSASNNGIIVGFHGRKGWFVDSIGVHVLERTLPVPRPIPRPFYETSETSEIQQVYEVIPGAVKEAAPLVSGPWGGVGGKPWDDGVFSGVKKIFLTKGEGIYSIQFKYDRNGQSFWSVRHGGGSEGSINMIKFDYPYEVLTSVCGYYASLTGDDQGRGVVIKSLTFYTNKAKYGPYGEETGTFFTSTKTEGKIVGFHGRSGCYLNAIGVHLQQWSNDLAQQGLGERGRPVRMIINKLFN
- the LOC133693692 gene encoding jacalin-related lectin 3-like isoform X1 gives rise to the protein MNYEGYGNSHVSVGPWGGQSGARWDDGVYNTVRQVVICHGATIDSIQFEYDKRGSSVWSEKHGGTGCFKTAKVKLNYPDEYLVSISGHCSRAVEYGPVLVRSLMFESNKKMYGPFGIQYGTYFSIPLTGGKIVGFHGRSSWYLDSIGVYLMPLLQRNPSDNFATPRNYKTNGTDEKYKDDNYDLEDELGNKAVIRRKETNTNGFMNTKQAVSYGPWGGNGGNIFDDGVYTGVREVHLTRYGGVVSIRICYDLNGKEIWGSKNGGSGGIRLDKILFDYPSEILTQITGYYGSTILRGPAVVKSLTFHTNKRKYGPFGEEQGTSFSSASNNGIIVGFHGRKGWFVDSIGVHVLERTLPVPRPIPRPFYETSETSEIQQVYEVIPGAVKEAAPLVSGPWGGVGGKPWDDGVFSGVKKIFLTKGEGIYSIQFKYDRNGQSFWSVRHGGGSEGSINMIKFDYPYEVLTSVCGYYASLTGDDQGRGVVIKSLTFYTNKAKYGPYGEETGTFFTSTKTEGKIVGFHGRSGCYLNAIGVHLQQWSNDLAQQGLGERGRPVRMIINKLFN